In a genomic window of Roseiflexus castenholzii DSM 13941:
- a CDS encoding response regulator codes for MSQSPDTILVVDDTPANLALLFTGLRRAGYKVLINERGDVALQTAINVQPDLIVLDVMMPGMDGFETCRRLKADPRTKDIPVILMTALTDAIEEVTGLRAGAVDYITKPINVDVVLARINTHLTLRKLYRNLEQKHAALEAALATIKTLSGIIPICAWCGSQIRDEQGNWVSVTTYLETHAEVSFSHTICPTCYERVMHE; via the coding sequence ATGAGTCAATCGCCGGATACCATTCTCGTCGTTGATGACACACCTGCCAATCTTGCGCTGCTCTTCACGGGATTGCGGCGCGCAGGCTATAAGGTGCTGATCAATGAACGGGGCGATGTGGCGCTGCAAACGGCTATCAATGTGCAGCCTGATCTGATCGTTCTTGATGTGATGATGCCCGGAATGGACGGGTTCGAAACCTGTCGCCGCCTGAAAGCCGATCCGCGCACAAAGGATATTCCGGTCATACTAATGACGGCGCTGACCGATGCGATAGAAGAAGTGACCGGGTTGCGCGCCGGCGCCGTTGATTACATTACCAAGCCGATCAACGTCGATGTCGTGCTGGCGCGTATTAATACCCACCTGACTCTCCGAAAACTCTATCGCAATCTCGAACAAAAGCATGCCGCTCTGGAAGCGGCGCTCGCCACGATCAAGACCCTGAGCGGGATTATTCCGATCTGCGCGTGGTGCGGCAGCCAGATCCGCGATGAGCAGGGCAATTGGGTAAGCGTGACGACCTATCTCGAAACGCATGCCGAGGTGTCGTTCAGCCACACGATCTGCCCGACCTGCTACGAGCGCGTCATGCACGAGTGA
- the mscL gene encoding large conductance mechanosensitive channel protein MscL yields the protein MFEGFRKFVMRGNVVDLAVGVVIGTAFSAVVNSLVNDVLLAAIATLVGKPDFSGVLVFGAVRIGAFLTAVVNFLLIAAAVYFFVVTPVNKLNDLIRKPEPPAPPEPSTQEKLLIEIRDLLRQNITRS from the coding sequence ATGTTCGAGGGCTTCAGAAAGTTCGTCATGCGCGGCAACGTCGTCGATCTGGCGGTCGGCGTGGTGATCGGCACCGCGTTTAGCGCCGTGGTTAATTCACTGGTCAATGATGTCCTGCTGGCAGCCATCGCCACGCTGGTGGGAAAGCCAGATTTTTCAGGTGTTCTGGTCTTTGGAGCAGTACGGATTGGCGCCTTTCTCACGGCGGTCGTCAACTTCCTGCTCATCGCCGCTGCCGTCTACTTCTTTGTAGTGACGCCGGTCAACAAACTCAACGATCTGATCAGGAAACCTGAACCGCCTGCACCACCAGAGCCTTCCACACAGGAGAAACTCCTGATCGAAATTCGCGATCTCTTGCGACAAAACATAACCCGCTCTTAA
- a CDS encoding ATP-binding protein, giving the protein MSDGTLHATRPTIGLLTAIVNQPFWLGVVDAARRHGVNLICFLSGTLPVRSQALLRVPYLQVLPALSFFALANSERLDGLITWGGSRSGFGINLDDAEMEEFIAPFRRLPMVNYEGLIQGVPSVVTDTRQGMRTLLEHLIERHQRCRIAFIRGPQRHMESEERFAAYQETLRAFGIPFDSALVYHDLRWGKIVGIEAARELISKRRLRPGADFDALVGSEIEYALGALHTLQESGVRVPDEVAVVGFNDHLDAQTLDLPITVVAKPFYESGVVAVGALLDRIAGKSIPDRIHVPARLIVRRSCGCWSPDRSAPVLSGDLVEARGDRLVAQIGRLRDTIDADIDRSWINVLIEGLLPGMPDRHDQERDQFWSAFERELSRRRTRQELAQWHDVISELFYLIVSALDHADDMPRANLLFLQRIRLALAQERERSRIELRTRTIEQSHTLLEISQSMLIAQDLKYLLEVLAQRLPELPVRDGYLVLYDDFPPTTNLEAPVWGRVVLALHEGRRLPLPPDGISFPSRRIVPDALLCEHQPYAFIVTPLFFGLRDFGFIAVQVGPREGGVYHMLAQEISSALQSVFLWRDYRRSEYARRESEARLHTIVEHMPVALWAKDLNGRYIMQNSVMRTLTGDNSWKDEDSGGAALAEWAPYEAWAREGRTVSFEHALLVQDQPRLFKHIIAPVQVDGTVTAILGLMFDITEQRTLEDSLRSAKESAEEARRAAEAANRAKSVFLSNISHELRTPLNSILGYAQILEHDPTTSDYARKSLRVIQSSGEQLLNLIDDLLDLAKIEAGKIEVRPDRFALDAMLATICDMMQERAVARNLAFAREIANLPRLVVGDEKRLWQVLVNLLSNAIKFTREGVVTLKVERLPDNRDKVRFEVIDTGIGIAPEYREVIFRPFEQLGAQTGEKGTGLGLAIARELVTLMGGTLRVQSAPGAGSRFWFAIPLPEAPAEPLLPKRASRRVIGVAGPAPKVLIVDDHPDNCAILRDMLQPLGIITAEAQDGYDGLERMAVFNPDAIVLDLVMPRLNGIDMIRRIRASAAGDRIVLIVSSASAYPDDRIQSLNAGAQAFIPKPIDRTILLETLQRHLPWVEWRYAEPSVDQSHWAAPVLLPRTMLDSLEELARIGDIDAIQQRVDALIQEMPQAASFVAQVRYFLEHFQIGQLQEFLKKSRAEG; this is encoded by the coding sequence ATGTCTGATGGGACGCTTCACGCAACACGTCCAACCATTGGCCTGCTGACCGCAATCGTCAATCAACCGTTCTGGTTGGGGGTTGTCGATGCTGCGCGCCGACACGGCGTGAATCTGATCTGTTTTCTTAGCGGGACGCTCCCCGTCCGCAGTCAGGCGCTGCTCAGGGTTCCGTATCTTCAAGTGTTGCCGGCGTTGTCCTTTTTCGCGCTGGCAAACAGCGAACGTCTCGATGGACTTATCACCTGGGGCGGCAGCAGGTCCGGGTTTGGCATAAACCTCGATGACGCCGAGATGGAGGAGTTCATTGCCCCTTTCCGGCGGTTGCCGATGGTCAATTACGAAGGTTTGATCCAGGGTGTGCCGTCGGTTGTGACCGATACACGCCAGGGGATGCGCACCCTGCTGGAGCATTTGATCGAGCGCCATCAGCGATGCCGTATCGCCTTCATTCGTGGTCCGCAGCGCCATATGGAGAGCGAGGAACGCTTCGCGGCATATCAGGAGACGCTTCGCGCGTTTGGCATACCTTTCGATTCCGCGCTGGTGTATCACGATTTGCGATGGGGGAAGATCGTTGGGATCGAGGCGGCACGCGAACTGATCAGCAAGCGGCGCCTGCGCCCCGGCGCCGACTTTGACGCGCTGGTCGGCTCCGAAATTGAATATGCTCTCGGTGCGCTGCACACGCTTCAGGAGTCTGGTGTGCGCGTCCCGGATGAGGTGGCAGTCGTCGGGTTCAATGATCATCTGGATGCGCAAACGTTGGATTTGCCGATAACGGTCGTGGCCAAGCCATTTTATGAGTCGGGTGTCGTCGCCGTTGGTGCGCTCCTTGATCGGATTGCCGGGAAGAGCATCCCTGATCGAATCCATGTCCCTGCCCGCCTGATTGTTCGTCGATCATGCGGGTGTTGGTCGCCGGATCGCTCGGCGCCGGTTCTGTCGGGCGATCTGGTTGAAGCGCGCGGTGATCGCCTGGTCGCACAGATTGGGCGTCTCCGTGACACGATAGACGCAGACATTGACCGTTCCTGGATCAATGTCCTGATCGAAGGGTTGTTGCCAGGAATGCCGGATAGACATGATCAGGAACGAGATCAATTCTGGAGCGCGTTTGAGCGCGAATTGTCGCGCAGGCGCACCCGGCAGGAACTGGCGCAATGGCACGATGTGATCTCGGAATTATTCTATTTGATCGTGTCAGCGCTCGATCATGCCGATGATATGCCACGCGCGAATCTTCTGTTTCTGCAACGGATTCGCCTGGCGCTGGCGCAGGAGCGCGAGCGCTCCAGAATTGAACTGCGCACCAGAACGATCGAGCAGTCTCACACGCTGCTCGAGATCAGTCAGTCGATGCTCATCGCGCAGGACCTCAAGTATCTCCTTGAGGTCCTCGCGCAGCGGTTGCCCGAATTGCCTGTCAGAGATGGCTATCTTGTCCTGTACGACGATTTTCCTCCAACGACGAACCTGGAAGCGCCGGTATGGGGACGGGTGGTGCTGGCGCTGCACGAAGGGCGCAGGTTGCCATTGCCTCCTGATGGGATATCGTTTCCCAGCCGCCGGATTGTTCCAGATGCGTTGCTTTGCGAGCACCAACCATATGCGTTCATAGTCACTCCGCTCTTCTTTGGATTGCGCGATTTTGGGTTCATTGCCGTTCAGGTCGGACCGCGCGAGGGCGGAGTATATCATATGCTGGCGCAGGAGATCAGTAGCGCTTTGCAATCGGTCTTTCTCTGGCGCGACTATCGCCGGTCGGAGTATGCGCGACGTGAGAGTGAGGCGCGTCTGCACACAATCGTTGAGCATATGCCGGTGGCGTTGTGGGCGAAGGATCTCAATGGCAGGTACATCATGCAGAATTCGGTGATGCGAACGCTGACCGGCGACAATTCCTGGAAGGATGAGGACAGCGGCGGTGCGGCGCTGGCGGAATGGGCGCCGTATGAGGCATGGGCACGGGAAGGAAGAACGGTATCCTTCGAGCATGCGCTTCTGGTTCAGGACCAGCCGCGTCTGTTCAAGCACATCATCGCGCCTGTCCAGGTGGACGGCACGGTGACTGCAATTTTGGGGTTGATGTTCGACATCACCGAACAACGCACGCTTGAAGACTCCTTACGATCTGCCAAAGAGTCGGCAGAAGAAGCGCGCCGTGCCGCCGAAGCCGCCAATCGCGCCAAAAGTGTCTTTCTTTCCAATATCAGCCACGAGTTGCGGACGCCGCTCAACAGTATTCTTGGGTATGCTCAGATTCTCGAACATGATCCCACAACTTCCGATTATGCCCGAAAAAGCCTGCGGGTCATTCAGTCCAGTGGTGAGCAGTTGCTGAACCTGATCGATGATTTGCTCGATCTGGCAAAGATCGAAGCCGGAAAGATCGAGGTGCGACCGGATCGGTTCGCTCTCGATGCCATGCTTGCGACGATATGCGATATGATGCAGGAACGGGCGGTTGCCAGAAATCTGGCGTTCGCGCGGGAGATTGCGAACCTGCCGCGCCTGGTGGTGGGTGATGAGAAACGCCTGTGGCAGGTGCTGGTTAATCTCTTGAGTAATGCGATCAAGTTTACGCGAGAAGGTGTGGTGACCCTTAAGGTCGAGAGATTGCCCGATAATCGAGATAAGGTCCGATTCGAGGTCATTGACACCGGTATCGGAATTGCGCCTGAATATCGCGAGGTGATTTTCCGTCCGTTCGAGCAGTTAGGCGCTCAGACAGGCGAAAAAGGAACGGGTTTGGGCCTGGCGATCGCGCGCGAATTGGTCACTTTGATGGGTGGAACGTTACGGGTGCAGAGTGCGCCTGGCGCGGGAAGTCGATTCTGGTTTGCGATCCCGCTGCCGGAAGCGCCGGCCGAGCCGTTGCTCCCAAAGCGGGCGTCACGCCGGGTGATCGGTGTTGCGGGTCCTGCGCCCAAAGTGTTGATTGTCGATGACCATCCCGATAACTGCGCGATTCTGCGTGATATGCTCCAACCGTTAGGTATCATCACGGCTGAGGCGCAGGATGGCTATGATGGATTAGAGCGCATGGCGGTATTCAATCCCGATGCCATCGTTCTCGATCTGGTGATGCCGCGACTGAATGGAATAGACATGATCCGGCGCATTCGTGCGAGCGCCGCAGGGGATCGCATCGTGCTGATTGTGAGTTCTGCCAGCGCCTATCCGGATGATCGTATCCAGAGTCTGAATGCCGGTGCGCAGGCATTCATTCCCAAGCCGATTGATCGCACCATTCTGCTCGAAACGCTGCAACGCCATCTTCCCTGGGTCGAATGGCGCTACGCCGAACCGTCCGTTGATCAGTCGCATTGGGCAGCGCCTGTGCTGCTGCCGCGCACAATGCTCGATTCGTTGGAAGAACTGGCGCGTATTGGCGATATTGACGCTATTCAACAAAGGGTCGATGCATTGATCCAGGAAATGCCGCAGGCGGCCTCTTTTGTCGCTCAGGTGCGATACTTTCTGGAACATTTCCAGATAGGTCAGTTACAGGAGTTTCTGAAAAAATCCAGGGCAGAGGGATGA
- a CDS encoding two-component system response regulator, whose amino-acid sequence MPSPGHILVVDDHDYIRNALARQLERAGHTVVLRSDGIQALEAVRQQAFDLILLDILMPGMRGDRVLATLKSDPALRHIPVIVISGDQDLDLVAHCIELGAADYLGKPFNATILHARVNACLEQKRLRDTEQAYLRMRLQLLSTAADHPATAHDPTIQQAIRNSAGFEAVDQTLQAMLNRLEEEQRERQRAEEELRALNLMLEQRVAERTMLAEQRAEALKRSEASLRQQTNLLLAVLDSMGDAVVVTDAAGRLILYNSAAVHMLGDRLMSLLPSAPDTQVAQSPDGRSSLTPRDLPFARALRGESVNAAEVHLPAGDAGAEQWLSITARPLRDTEGLSGSVAIVRDVTEAKRAEAALRASEERYALAAQGANDGLWDWDLVNDRIYFASRWKAMLGYGDDEIGTSPDEWFSRVHPDDRERVELRLLAHTRRLIASFELEYRILHRDGAYRWMLCRGIAVWDASGRATRMVGSQTDITDRKRAEERLEYGILHDTLTGLPNRTLFMDRLSLALRRSQRERSLFAVLFLDLDRFKTINDSLGHAAGDELLVVVARRLEGVLRPGDTVARLGGDEFAVMLDRLDAPEDAEWIAERIQQALRAPLTIGGRTVYTTASIGLVLSNQGYERAEEIARDADTAMYQAKMGQRARYVVFDPDMRRKALSHFQLENDLRSAIEHGELCVYYQPIVALTSGRIVAVEALARWQHPQYGLIAPDQFIALAEEVGLINAIGQWVLQEACRQLRVWRTYYPHYADMWVNVNLSAHQLAQPDLVAQVADTIARNDVPARALKLEITENTFITHRDVAAAQLNDLRSLGVGVCIDDFGTGYSSLSYLSQFPVDTLKIDRVFINRLGAAREHREIVKAIITLAHSLGMTVVAEGVETLDQANELRALRCEYAQGWLFGCTAPPEQMEQMLAAHQ is encoded by the coding sequence ATGCCTTCTCCTGGTCACATTCTCGTAGTAGATGATCACGACTATATTCGGAATGCGCTGGCGCGGCAGTTGGAGCGCGCCGGTCACACAGTAGTCCTTCGATCCGACGGCATTCAAGCGCTCGAAGCAGTGCGGCAGCAGGCGTTCGACCTGATCCTGCTCGACATTTTGATGCCCGGCATGCGGGGCGATCGTGTGCTTGCGACGCTGAAATCCGATCCCGCGCTGCGTCACATTCCAGTCATTGTCATCTCCGGCGATCAAGATCTCGATCTGGTTGCGCACTGTATTGAACTTGGCGCTGCCGATTATTTGGGCAAGCCGTTCAACGCAACCATTCTGCACGCGCGTGTCAATGCCTGCCTGGAGCAGAAGCGGCTGCGCGACACCGAACAGGCATATCTGCGCATGCGGCTGCAATTGCTCAGCACGGCAGCGGATCATCCGGCAACCGCTCATGATCCGACGATCCAGCAGGCAATCCGGAACTCTGCCGGTTTCGAAGCGGTTGATCAGACGTTACAGGCTATGCTCAACCGCCTCGAGGAGGAACAGCGCGAGCGGCAGCGCGCGGAAGAGGAGTTGCGCGCACTGAACCTTATGCTCGAACAGCGCGTCGCGGAACGCACCATGCTGGCAGAGCAACGCGCTGAAGCATTGAAGCGCTCTGAAGCATCGCTGCGACAGCAGACGAACCTCTTGCTTGCAGTCCTCGATAGTATGGGCGATGCCGTTGTGGTGACCGATGCCGCCGGGCGCCTGATACTCTACAACTCCGCCGCTGTGCATATGCTCGGTGATCGCCTGATGAGTCTGCTGCCGAGTGCGCCAGATACCCAGGTTGCTCAGTCGCCTGATGGCCGTTCCTCCCTGACCCCGCGCGATCTGCCGTTTGCGCGTGCGCTTCGTGGTGAGTCGGTGAATGCAGCGGAAGTGCATCTGCCCGCTGGAGATGCCGGTGCAGAGCAATGGTTGAGTATTACCGCCCGTCCGCTCCGCGATACAGAAGGGTTGAGCGGGAGCGTGGCGATTGTGCGGGATGTGACGGAAGCCAAACGCGCTGAGGCGGCGCTGCGCGCCAGCGAAGAGCGGTATGCGCTGGCGGCGCAGGGCGCCAACGATGGGTTGTGGGATTGGGATCTCGTCAATGATAGAATCTATTTCGCATCGCGCTGGAAGGCAATGTTGGGATATGGTGATGATGAGATCGGTACGTCTCCCGATGAGTGGTTCAGTCGCGTCCATCCCGATGATCGCGAACGGGTCGAACTGCGCCTCCTGGCGCATACGCGCCGCCTGATTGCATCGTTCGAACTCGAATATCGCATCCTCCATCGTGATGGCGCCTACCGCTGGATGCTCTGTCGCGGCATCGCCGTGTGGGATGCGAGTGGTCGAGCAACGCGGATGGTTGGTTCGCAGACCGATATTACCGATCGGAAACGCGCGGAGGAGCGATTGGAGTATGGCATCCTTCACGATACGCTGACCGGATTGCCCAATCGGACCCTCTTCATGGACCGATTGAGCCTGGCGCTCAGACGATCACAGCGCGAACGGTCGTTGTTTGCCGTGCTGTTTCTCGATCTTGATCGCTTCAAAACGATCAATGACAGCCTGGGGCATGCCGCCGGCGATGAGTTGCTGGTCGTTGTCGCGCGGCGGTTGGAGGGTGTTTTGCGTCCAGGCGATACGGTGGCGCGGTTGGGTGGTGATGAGTTCGCGGTGATGCTCGACCGGTTGGATGCGCCGGAAGATGCCGAATGGATCGCAGAACGCATTCAACAGGCGCTGCGCGCACCATTGACCATCGGCGGTCGCACGGTCTATACCACGGCAAGCATTGGTCTGGTGTTGAGCAACCAGGGATATGAACGTGCTGAGGAGATTGCGCGCGATGCCGATACAGCGATGTATCAGGCAAAGATGGGGCAGCGCGCGCGCTATGTCGTTTTCGATCCGGATATGCGTCGGAAGGCGCTCAGTCATTTTCAGCTCGAAAACGATCTGCGCAGTGCGATTGAACACGGTGAGTTGTGCGTGTACTACCAGCCAATTGTTGCGCTCACCAGTGGACGAATCGTTGCAGTGGAGGCGCTCGCGCGCTGGCAGCATCCTCAGTATGGTTTGATTGCTCCCGATCAGTTTATTGCGCTGGCTGAAGAGGTTGGGCTGATCAATGCCATCGGTCAGTGGGTGTTGCAGGAAGCATGTCGTCAATTGCGCGTGTGGCGCACCTACTATCCGCACTACGCCGATATGTGGGTGAATGTCAACCTGTCGGCGCATCAACTGGCGCAACCCGATCTGGTTGCGCAGGTCGCTGACACGATTGCGAGGAACGATGTGCCGGCGCGCGCGCTCAAACTGGAGATTACCGAGAATACGTTCATTACGCATCGCGATGTGGCTGCCGCGCAGTTGAACGACCTCCGATCACTCGGTGTCGGGGTGTGTATCGATGATTTTGGCACCGGCTATTCGTCGCTCAGTTACCTGAGCCAGTTTCCGGTCGATACCCTAAAGATTGATCGGGTCTTCATTAATCGTCTCGGCGCCGCGCGCGAACATCGCGAAATTGTGAAAGCGATCATCACCCTGGCGCATTCGCTAGGTATGACTGTTGTCGCCGAGGGGGTCGAAACGCTCGATCAGGCGAACGAGCTGCGCGCCTTGCGCTGCGAATATGCGCAGGGGTGGCTCTTTGGCTGCACGGCGCCGCCGGAACAGATGGAACAAATGCTGGCGGCTCATCAATGA
- a CDS encoding choice-of-anchor Q domain-containing protein gives MMRSPTCMRCSVVLLTLVMIAALLTVEPATAAPQTFTVTKTADTADGVCGVDCSLREAISAANANPGADTIILPAGTYPLTLTTTLEDNNADGDLDIRDDLTLIGAGAATTTVIAVSGDRVVHLLASATVTITGVTLRGNGDVPGSGGVILVEPGTSLILRDSVVRDGRAGRGGGIEVLGNGVNPAGANATIERVTFTGNRAASLGGALSVFNGGDVSLTNVTITGNSAGNSGGGISVSLDQALINPPKSAATLNNVTIVRNTADDDRNDIGEGGGVSVRVDAQVINQVRLRNTIISDNADLSPTPARVNPDCFNILESLGYNLIHRDTGCTIVGALSGNIIGVSAQPGVLLNNGGSTPTVALQSGSPAIDAGDPAVGSSCAATDQRGVARPIDGNGNGLAICDMGAYEAPVPGDADLSVILTAQPNPVEPGGVLTYSIIVLNAGPGAAESVQVQFTPPAGATSLQIDGIGWDCIVAGVVTCGRGALAASGVASALTIGLRVPSPGGVSTATATVSSAQRDPAPVNNTATLSVFRGRPYLWLPLIKR, from the coding sequence ATGATGCGCTCACCGACCTGTATGCGTTGCTCTGTTGTGCTGTTGACCCTGGTCATGATCGCAGCATTGTTGACGGTTGAGCCGGCGACTGCTGCACCACAGACGTTCACCGTCACCAAAACAGCCGATACTGCCGATGGCGTGTGTGGCGTCGATTGTTCGCTGCGCGAGGCGATCAGCGCCGCCAATGCCAATCCCGGTGCAGATACGATCATACTCCCTGCCGGAACCTATCCGTTGACGCTCACAACCACGCTGGAAGATAACAACGCCGATGGCGACCTTGACATCCGTGACGATCTGACGCTGATCGGCGCCGGCGCTGCGACAACGACTGTGATTGCTGTCAGCGGCGATCGCGTGGTTCACCTTCTTGCTTCAGCTACGGTCACGATCACCGGTGTGACCTTGCGCGGCAACGGCGATGTTCCCGGCAGTGGCGGCGTTATCCTGGTGGAACCGGGGACAAGCCTGATCCTGCGCGACAGCGTGGTTCGTGACGGTCGGGCAGGGCGTGGCGGCGGCATCGAAGTGCTCGGCAACGGGGTGAATCCAGCCGGCGCCAACGCCACGATTGAGCGGGTGACGTTCACCGGCAATCGGGCGGCCAGTCTTGGCGGCGCGCTGAGCGTCTTCAATGGCGGCGACGTATCGCTGACCAATGTGACGATCACCGGCAACAGCGCGGGAAACAGCGGCGGCGGCATCAGCGTGTCGCTCGATCAGGCGCTCATCAACCCGCCGAAAAGTGCTGCAACACTGAATAATGTCACGATTGTGCGCAACACTGCCGACGATGATCGGAACGACATCGGCGAAGGCGGCGGCGTTTCGGTGCGTGTTGATGCGCAGGTGATCAACCAGGTGCGTCTGCGCAATACGATCATTTCCGATAATGCCGACCTCAGTCCGACGCCGGCGCGGGTCAATCCCGATTGTTTCAATATCCTCGAATCTCTTGGGTATAATCTGATCCATCGCGACACCGGCTGCACGATTGTTGGCGCGCTGAGCGGCAATATCATTGGTGTCAGCGCGCAGCCCGGCGTCTTGCTCAATAACGGGGGATCAACGCCAACGGTTGCGTTGCAGAGCGGTAGCCCGGCTATCGATGCTGGCGACCCGGCGGTTGGGAGTTCATGCGCCGCAACCGATCAGCGTGGCGTGGCGCGCCCAATCGATGGCAATGGGAATGGTCTGGCGATCTGTGATATGGGTGCGTATGAGGCGCCTGTGCCGGGAGATGCTGACCTCTCGGTGATCCTGACTGCACAACCAAATCCCGTTGAACCTGGTGGTGTGCTGACGTACTCGATCATCGTACTGAATGCTGGTCCCGGCGCAGCGGAAAGCGTGCAGGTGCAGTTTACGCCGCCGGCGGGCGCGACGAGCCTGCAAATCGATGGAATAGGATGGGATTGCATCGTTGCCGGTGTCGTCACATGCGGGCGTGGTGCGCTTGCGGCAAGCGGTGTCGCGTCAGCGCTTACCATTGGGCTGCGGGTTCCATCTCCTGGCGGCGTAAGTACGGCGACTGCCACAGTTTCATCGGCGCAGCGCGACCCGGCGCCGGTAAACAACACGGCAACCCTCAGCGTCTTTCGCGGTAGACCGTATCTCTGGCTGCCGCTCATTAAACGATAA
- a CDS encoding glycosyltransferase, with protein MLDTLSVIIPTRNEAPLIGRFLAALPASMELIVVDASNDETPAIIERARPHNTRVIRSPAGVAEARAIGAAAASGDWLIFSDADVHFAPGYFDRFARYTDSDAVYGPKFATAAYRWYSAIFTGGQRMAHALGFPAASGSNMAVRRDVLKAIGGFRCDLPVNEDSELFLRLAYRGYRIRFAADLAVYSLDDRRLRRGAVRKLFHSTARCALIALGLRVPLPQRLLRHDWGYWSTTRR; from the coding sequence GTGCTCGACACCCTGAGCGTCATAATCCCGACGCGCAACGAAGCGCCATTGATCGGAAGATTTCTCGCCGCCCTTCCCGCATCAATGGAACTGATTGTCGTCGATGCCAGCAACGATGAGACCCCTGCAATCATCGAGCGCGCACGACCGCACAACACCCGGGTTATTCGCTCCCCCGCCGGGGTTGCAGAAGCGCGCGCGATCGGCGCGGCAGCGGCAAGCGGCGACTGGTTGATCTTCAGCGACGCTGATGTGCATTTTGCACCCGGCTATTTCGATCGTTTTGCGCGCTATACGGACTCAGACGCGGTGTACGGTCCCAAATTTGCAACCGCAGCATACCGATGGTACAGCGCGATCTTTACCGGCGGGCAGCGAATGGCGCATGCGCTCGGCTTTCCGGCGGCATCCGGCTCGAATATGGCCGTCAGGCGTGACGTCCTGAAGGCGATTGGCGGTTTCCGTTGCGACCTGCCGGTCAATGAAGACAGCGAACTCTTCCTTCGTCTTGCCTATCGCGGCTATCGCATCCGGTTCGCTGCCGATCTGGCGGTCTATTCACTCGACGATCGCCGGCTGCGGCGCGGTGCGGTGCGCAAATTGTTCCACAGCACCGCACGATGTGCGTTGATTGCACTGGGGCTGCGCGTGCCACTTCCGCAACGCCTCCTGCGCCACGATTGGGGATACTGGAGCACCACGCGGCGATGA
- a CDS encoding zinc-dependent alcohol dehydrogenase, with the protein MRAHAIVFVAPNQVQCGAIDVPEPAPGELLIEAIYTCISPGTELRTLAGLQAETPGWPLIPGYAMVGRVVGAGPATPYTAGAIVFCKGTRYAGAHLMWGAHLSHAVLPAEQAIPLPDGIDLLEATTAKLAAIAYRGLTIAHPLPHETVAVIGLGIIGQLAARLHALNGARVLATDRTPQRVALAQRHGIEAFVAEDNLAAAFRQRLNSGVDIIVDATGAPSVITEAIELARDVPWGDDPGGNARYLVQGSYADSFSVPYQAAFRKELAILMTRDEGPRDLHTVLNLMQRNRLKTRDLIGAVVPPERAPEIYRTLREQSDMVTAVFRWSA; encoded by the coding sequence ATGCGCGCACATGCGATCGTGTTCGTAGCGCCCAATCAGGTGCAGTGTGGCGCCATTGATGTTCCCGAACCGGCGCCAGGAGAACTGCTGATCGAAGCGATCTATACCTGTATCAGTCCTGGCACCGAACTGCGCACACTTGCCGGTTTGCAGGCGGAAACCCCGGGATGGCCATTGATACCGGGATATGCAATGGTTGGTCGGGTCGTAGGCGCCGGTCCTGCGACCCCATACACCGCTGGCGCGATCGTCTTCTGTAAAGGAACACGATACGCTGGCGCGCACCTGATGTGGGGCGCCCACCTCAGCCATGCCGTGCTTCCTGCGGAACAGGCGATCCCGCTGCCAGACGGCATCGATCTGCTGGAAGCCACGACCGCCAAATTGGCGGCAATCGCGTATCGCGGGCTGACCATTGCACATCCGTTGCCGCACGAAACTGTCGCTGTCATCGGACTGGGGATCATTGGTCAACTGGCTGCGAGACTACACGCACTCAACGGCGCACGCGTTCTGGCGACCGACCGCACACCGCAGCGCGTCGCGCTGGCGCAGCGCCACGGTATCGAGGCATTCGTCGCCGAAGACAATCTTGCAGCCGCCTTTCGCCAACGACTGAACAGTGGCGTCGATATTATCGTCGACGCAACCGGTGCGCCATCAGTCATCACAGAGGCTATCGAACTGGCCAGAGACGTCCCGTGGGGCGACGATCCTGGTGGCAATGCACGATATCTTGTGCAGGGAAGCTACGCTGACTCGTTCTCTGTACCCTATCAGGCAGCATTCCGCAAAGAACTGGCGATCCTTATGACCCGCGACGAAGGACCGCGCGACCTTCATACCGTGCTCAATCTGATGCAGCGCAACCGGTTGAAGACTCGCGATCTGATCGGCGCGGTCGTGCCGCCCGAACGCGCTCCAGAGATCTACCGGACGTTACGAGAGCAGAGTGATATGGTAACGGCAGTGTTCCGGTGGAGTGCATAG